In the genome of Candidatus Kryptonium sp., the window GTTTTCCGACGATTTCTGGATTTATTCCGCCTTGCGGTGTTAAGATAATTTTTTCAAGTTTTGATTTTTCATCTGGATTGCAAAAATAAGCGCCTCTTCTTTTGAATTCGTAAATTACTTGTTCTCTTATCGGTGAATCGCAAACGACAGCGTTTTCAGCTGAGCAAAGTGTTCCATAATCAAATGTCTTGCCGAAGATTATATCTGCGACTGCTTTTTTTATGTTCGCTGTCCTTTCAATGAAAGCGGGTACATTTCCAGAGCCAACGCCATAAGCAGGTTTTCCGATGCTGTAAACCATCTTAACCATTTGGGTGCTTCCTGTTGCAAGAATAAGCGAAACATCACGATGTTTGAGCAATTCCATAGTTCCTTCAATTGTGACTTCGGTCATGCACTGAAACAAATTCCTTGGAGCTCCTGCTTTTTCAGCTGCGCTTTGCATAATTTGAATTGCTTCGTAAGTGCATTTGATAGCTCTGGGATGGGGGCTTACTACAAGTGCGTTTCTCGTTTTAGCAGAAATCAAAGCTTTAAACATCGCAGTTGAAGTTGGGTTGGTCGTCGGAATAAGCGCAGCTATAACTCCCATCGGCTCGGCGATCTCAACAACTCGTTTGGATCTGTCATAGTTTATAACTCCGACGGTTTTTAGATTCTTTATTGATTCGTAGGTAAATTTAGTCGCAAATTCGTTTTTTAATTTTTTATCTTCCCATTTTCCAATGCCAGTTTCTTCAACCGCAAGCTTGGCAAGTCGTTCAGATGCTTCATAACCGGCTTCGTACATAGCTTTTACAATTTTGTCAACTTGTTCTTGGGAATAGTTTTTATACTCAAGGAAAGCATCCTTTGCTTTTGCGATAAGCTCACGAGCCTGTTGGATTGAAATTAAATCCTTGTCTTTTATTTGAA includes:
- a CDS encoding acetaldehyde dehydrogenase (acetylating) codes for the protein MSIQIKDKDLISIQQARELIAKAKDAFLEYKNYSQEQVDKIVKAMYEAGYEASERLAKLAVEETGIGKWEDKKLKNEFATKFTYESIKNLKTVGVINYDRSKRVVEIAEPMGVIAALIPTTNPTSTAMFKALISAKTRNALVVSPHPRAIKCTYEAIQIMQSAAEKAGAPRNLFQCMTEVTIEGTMELLKHRDVSLILATGSTQMVKMVYSIGKPAYGVGSGNVPAFIERTANIKKAVADIIFGKTFDYGTLCSAENAVVCDSPIREQVIYEFKRRGAYFCNPDEKSKLEKIILTPQGGINPEIVGKPAAYIAHKAGFSVPEQTTVLIAELEGVGKQYPLSVEKLSPILAFYTVDGWREGCHKCIELLEFGGLGHTMVIHSSDPDIITKFALEKPAFRVLVNTVAALGAVGYTTGLDPSMTLGPGTLGHSIISENLTARHLIQIKRLAYELLPIHDIEGNRIQPSETKRFSSQTTDAKNIIEEIDERIKLKAGNPPIWTGTKTDLTRNIKETKIYGSGITEEQIERIIKEFQSQLYNR